A portion of the Leptospira ryugenii genome contains these proteins:
- a CDS encoding helix-turn-helix domain-containing protein has protein sequence MKQEVKKASTTKSTFDRLMKDKSFKAKFEKEYDALNLSETLIELMESQKVSVRELSKKANVSSTVIQEIRSGKQDNPTLLVLSKLIHTLGGEIVIKKGKKTLASV, from the coding sequence ATGAAACAAGAAGTAAAAAAGGCATCTACTACTAAATCTACATTTGATCGTTTGATGAAAGATAAATCCTTCAAAGCTAAATTTGAAAAGGAATATGATGCTCTCAATCTTTCTGAAACTTTAATTGAATTAATGGAATCTCAAAAAGTTTCTGTAAGAGAACTTTCTAAAAAAGCAAATGTTTCTAGCACTGTAATTCAAGAAATTAGAAGTGGGAAACAAGACAACCCTACCCTACTTGTTCTTTCAAAATTAATCCACACTTTAGGTGGAGAGATTGTTATCAAGAAGGGAAAGAAAACTTTAGCTAGTGTATAA